In Deltaproteobacteria bacterium, the DNA window CACGGTTTTGTGTGGAAAGAGCGCCCAGCGCTGGAAAACGGTCGCCGTGTCGCGCTTTTCCGGCGGCACGCCATTTACCGTTTGTCCTTTGATCTTTACCGTTCCAGCGCTGGGCGCTTCAAGACCGCCGATCATGCGCAGCGTCGTGGTTTTACCGCAGCCACTGGGGCCAAGCAGAAACAGAAATTCACCGTGCTTAATTTCCAGGTTGATATCGTCGACAGCAACCGTATCCTTGAAGCGTTTGGTCAGTCCTATCAGTTCAACGTCGTTCATAGCAGCCATTATTTTGCCTGGGTAATGACCTCTTTTTTCCAGCGCTCTTCAAGTTCGCCCCACTGTTTGTTCAACAGTTCCCAGTCAAAGAAAGCGGTTTTTTTGAATTCTTCGTTGGTGGACGGCACCACCCCTTTAAGGGCCGGGGCGATGTGGGCATTGCGGTTGGAAATCCAGCCTCCGTTGCGTTGTGCAAAAGAGGTCTGGTTTTCGGCCGCAATGCAAAAGTTGATAAAGGCCTCACAAAGATCACGGTTATCGGTACCTTTCATCACCGTCAGGTATCCAATCCATCCCACGGCACCTTCCTCGGGAAACACCATTTTCACCTCAGAACCTTTGCGCATCTCAGAATAAGTGCCTCCACTGTAATAGGTGCCCATAACGACTTCACCGCTATTGATCAGCTGAAATAATTCCGCCCCGCCACTGTAAAACTTTTTCACGTTCCGTGCCAGATCAGCGCTGATTTTAAATACTTCGTCCATGCCCGCGTCGGAATACAGTTCACCAACGCCTGGATCGCGCTTACTGATAAAAGCCGAGGCATAAAGCCCGTAATAAAAGGTCTTGTCTAGGCTCAGCTTGCCAGCCACTTCCGGGCGCATCAGATCCGCCCAGCCGGTGGGTGTAAAACTGATTTTGCTGGGCATGTATACCGGCAGATAGGTACCGCCGTCAAAGGGCACGCCATAGCCGTCCACCCAGGCCTCCCGTTCGAGCAGCACCGGATAAATTTCACTGGCGTTAGGGATGTTCTGTTTGCGGATGGGTAACAGCCGATCAATGTTGCGGGCGGCGATATAATTCCAGCCAT includes these proteins:
- a CDS encoding extracellular solute-binding protein, whose translation is MKKRFVCIVCVGLFLMLGLAVNPAVSDDLTRFKGQKITVTCWSGPYTEDFKKAYAEPFMKASGAIVIVSPGWSEFISKIKASPEDKPPYDVFMADGWNYIAARNIDRLLPIRKQNIPNASEIYPVLLEREAWVDGYGVPFDGGTYLPVYMPSKISFTPTGWADLMRPEVAGKLSLDKTFYYGLYASAFISKRDPGVGELYSDAGMDEVFKISADLARNVKKFYSGGAELFQLINSGEVVMGTYYSGGTYSEMRKGSEVKMVFPEEGAVGWIGYLTVMKGTDNRDLCEAFINFCIAAENQTSFAQRNGGWISNRNAHIAPALKGVVPSTNEEFKKTAFFDWELLNKQWGELEERWKKEVITQAK